A window of Komagataella phaffii GS115 chromosome 1, complete sequence contains these coding sequences:
- a CDS encoding Mucin-like protein, translating to MLSLTKLFIGIILGAFVAAEQSDVEPACYARQWENTFPPSNIYVSSATWVRDNVYDVTLRYEAESLHLRSLGELKVIGLNSPVSGTKVVYSRNSKIYEINDPSSWSTTIRVNAKDSADGCHVEMYPFQIQVEWCQAGADTDECSSWPYPSVYDYDIGCDNMQDGVSRKHHAVYRWLKHSVSGCSAASTVAAISSQTTSSSQTSTSSQSSSSTAISSVTTQTTQTTTSGVPIWGQCGGNGHSGSTSCAEGVCVYVNDWYYQCQPGASTTTTSQASSSQVFSQLTTTEESISSEESIGLTSTVETTSSAEVVESTTSGNQAIPTIEFDVEIEFPAAEITEEETTETEEQVPLHGKCGGIGHTGSTTCANGICTYVNDWYYECLPREAESEEEVPLYGQCGGINYSGATKCAEGVCTYVNDWYYQCLIGPATGTPQSTSSTDSQSVSESSAAEDSTPTEEAEESAEESTSTEDAEESTEDFATTEEVEESTSTEDAEESTSTEEAEESTSTEDAEESTSTEEAEESTEESTSTDEVEESTSTEEVEESTEESTSTEDAEESTSTEEAEESTEESTSTDEVEESTSTEEVEESTEESTSTDEVEESTSTEEVEESTEESTSTDEVEESTSTEEVEESTEESTSTEDAEESTSTEEAEESTEESTSTDEVDESTSTEEAEESTEESTSTEDAEESTSTEEAEESTEESTSTEETEESTEELTSTEEAEESTEEPTSTDEVDESTSTDDVDESTSTEGTEQFSSTDVPQGRPGFENPTEEVESSSTEEFEEPTSTDETDESTEEATSTEEAEESISTDDVEQSTSVEEAEESTEESTSTEALEESTSTGDFENISAVDEELEESTEESTSTEEVEESTSTEDAEESTSTEEAEESTEESTSTEDAEESTSTEEAEESTEESTSTEDAEESTSSDEVEESTSTEEVEESTEESTSTEDAEESTSTEEAEESTEESTSTEDAEESTSTEDAEESTSTEYVEESTSIPSSTSEPSLSTSISPSSSSSFETATVTTDVSTTVLTTTDCGEQTCYKSLIITGVTEKTITTSGRTTVITTYCPLPTETVIPTPVVVTSTIYADETITETTCYVTGAIEKTVTVGGSPTVVTVHTTLPIEAIKPTPVTVTSTIYADETVTKTTCYETGAIEKTYTIGGSSTIVTIHTPLSTVQPTPVTVTSTIYADETVTKTTCYVTGAIEKTYTVGGSASVATVYTPLPTEPSKTSIVTLTSVISNSGSHPLTTSIVTGAVEKTITVDGTASIVTVHTPIASVYSSAHEHSKVTKAITPSTTTIIRDVCDSHSCTQATIETGVVSKTITIGQSVTTVVPSYVPLEHEQQEVHTTAATPVDSSVHSQSGSPVPPAITTQSYSAQASSVPVASYYEGSANNLVFSVASGVAALIVNALFL from the coding sequence TGACGGCTGCCATGTTGAGATGTATcctttccaaatccaagTCGAATGGTGTCAAGCAGGCGCTGACACTGATGAATGCAGTTCCTGGCCATACCCTAGTGTCTACGATTATGACATTGGCTGTGATAACATGCAGGATGGAGTTTCTAGAAAGCACCATGCCGTTTACAGATGGCTCAAGCACTCTGTTTCTGGATGCTCAGCCGCCTCCACAGTTGCCGCTATCAGTTCTCAAACTACATCAAGCTCTCAAACTTCAACGAGTTCTCAGTCATCATCCAGTACTGCTATAAGCTCAGTGACTACCCAAACCACACAAACAACTACTAGTGGGGTCCCGATTTGGGGACAATGTGGTGGAAATGGCCACTCTGGGTCAACTAGTTGCGCCGAAGGAGTCTGCGTGTACGTGAACGACTGGTACTACCAATGCCAACCAGGTGCATCTACCACCACAACTTCCCAAGCATCTAGTAGCCAAGTATTCTCACAGTTAACTACCACCGAGGAGTCTATTTCCTCCGAGGAATCCATTGGACTGACCTCTACTGTGGAAACAACTTCCTCCGCAGAGGTCGTTGAATCGACTACTTCTGGTAACCAAGCAATCCCCACTATCGAGTTTGACGTCGAAATTGAATTTCCAGCGGCAGAGATAACAGAGGAGGAAActacagaaacagaagaacaAGTGCCACTTCATGGAAAATGTGGCGGTATTGGTCACACTGGCTCAACTACCTGCGCCAATGGTATCTGTACATACGTGAATGATTGGTATTACGAATGTCTTCCAAGAGAGGCTGAGTCCGAAGAAGAAGTCCCACTTTATGGTCAATGCGGTGGTATAAATTATTCTGGAGCAACTAAATGTGCAGAAGGAGTTTGTACCTATGTGAACGATTGGTATTATCAATGTCTCATAGGTCCTGCAACTGGTACACCGCAATCAACTTCCAGCACCGACAGTCAAAGTGTTTCTGAGTCATCCGCTGCTGAAGACTCTACGCCCACTGAGGAGGCTGAAGAATCAGCTGAGGAGTCTACCTCTACTGAAGAtgctgaggaatccactGAAGATTTTGCTACTACTGAGGAGGTTGAGGAATCTACCTCTACTGAGGAtgctgaggaatccaccTCCACCGAGGAGGCTGAGGAATCTACCTCTACTGAGGAtgctgaggaatccaccTCCACCGAGGAGGCTGAGGAATCCACAGAGGAATCCACATCTACTGATGAGGTTGAGGAGTCTACTTCCACTGAGGAGGTTGAGGAATCTactgaggaatccactTCTACTGAGGAtgctgaggaatccaccTCCACCGAGGAGGCTGAGGAATCCACAGAGGAATCCACATCTACTGATGAGGTTGAGGAGTCTACTTCCACTGAGGAGGTTGAGGAATCTACTGAGGAATCCACATCTACTGATGAGGTTGAGGAGTCTACTTCCACTGAGGAGGTTGAGGAATCTACTGAGGAATCCACATCTACTGATGAGGTTGAGGAGTCTACTTCCACTGAGGAGGTTGAGGAATCTactgaggaatccactTCTACTGAGGAtgctgaggaatccactTCCACCGAGGAAGCTGAAGAATCCACAGAGGAATCCACATCTACTGATGAGGTTGATGAATCTACCTCCACCGAGGAGgctgaggaatccactGAGGAATCTACCTCTACTGAGGAtgctgaggaatccaccTCCACCGAGGAGgctgaggaatccactGAGGAATCCACCTCCACCGAGGAGACTGAAGAATCCACTGAGGAATTGACTTCTACTGAAGAGGCTGAAGAATCCACTGAGGAACCCACATCTACTGATGAGGTTGATGAGTCTACGTCCACTGATGACGTTGATGAATCCACCTCCACTGAGGGCACTGAACAATTCAGTTCCACTGATGTTCCTCAGGGAAGACCAGGATTCGAGAATCCAACTGAAGAGgttgaatcttcttctacaGAGGAGTTCGAGGAACCAACTTCCACCGACGAAACTGACGAATCGACTGAGGAAGCCACTTCCACTGAGGAAGCAGAAGAATCTATCTCCACTGACGATGTTGAGCAATCTACCTCCGTAGAAGAAGCTGAGGAATCTACAGAAGAATCTACCTCCACCGAGGCTCTTGAGGAGTCTACTTCCACTGGCGACTTTGAGAATATTTCTGCCGTTGACGAAGAACTCGAGGAGTCTACTGAAGAATCTACGTCCACTGAAGAGGTTGAGGAATCTACCTCTACTGAGGAtgctgaggaatccaccTCCACCGAGGAGGCTGAAGAATCCactgaggaatccactTCTACTGAGGAtgctgaggaatccaccTCCACCGAAGAGGCTGAAGAATCCactgaggaatccactTCTACTGAGGATGCTGAGGAATCTACTTCCTCTGATGAGGTTGAGGAATCCACTTCCACCGAAGAGGTTGAAGAATCTactgaggaatccactTCTACTGAGGAtgctgaggaatccaccTCCACCGAGGAGGCTGAAGAATCCactgaggaatccactTCTACTGAGGAtgctgaggaatccaccTCCACCGAGGATGCTGAAGAATCTACCTCTACTGAATATGTTGAggaatcaacttcaatcccttcttcaacatccGAGCcatctctttcaacttcaatttctccatcTTCCTCTAGTTCATTTGAGACTGCCACTGTTACCACCGATGTGTCAACAACAGTACTTACAACCACCGATTGTGGCGAGCAGACTTGTTACAAATCTTTAATCATAACCGGTGTTACTGAGAAAACCATTACAACCAGTGGAAGAACCACAGTCATCACCACATACTGTCCTTTGCCCACTGAGACTGTCATTCCAACTCCTGTCGTTGTCACATCCACTATCTATGCGGATGAGACAATTACTGAGACTACATGCTATGTCACTGGTGCTATCGAAAAGACTGTTACTGTCGGTGGATCCCCAACTGTCGTGACTGTTCACACTACTCTACCAATCGAAGCCATAAAACCAACTCCAGTCACTGTTACTTCTACCATTTATGCAGATGAGACTGTTACAAAGACTACATGTTATGAAACTGGTGCCATAGAAAAGACGTACACAATTGGAGGATCATCTACTATTGTTACAATTCACACTCCTCTTTCCACTGTGCAGCCAACTCCAGTCACTGTTACTTCTACCATCTATGCAGATGAGACTGTTACAAAGACTACATGTTATGTAACGGGTGCTATAGAGAAGACGTACACAGTTGGAGGATCTGCTTCTGTCGCCACAGTTTACACCCCTCTGCCAACTGAACCAAGCAAGACATCAATTGTAACTTTAACATCTGTCATCTCCAACAGTGGATCCCACCCGTTGACAACTTCCATTGTGACCGGAGCCGTAGAAAAGACAATCACAGTTGATGGAACAGCCTCCATAGTCACAGTTCACACTCCTATTGCTTCTGTTTACTCAAGCGCACATGAACATTCAAAGGTTACTAAAGCTATTACACCATCAACAACTACTATCATTAGAGACGTTTGCGATTCTCACTCCTGCACTCAAGCTACTATTGAGACTGGTGTAGTTTCCAAAACTATCACCATCGGACAATCTGTTACAACTGTGGTACCATCATATGTTCCTTTGGAACATGAACAACAGGAAGTACACACTACCGCTGCCACTCCAGTTGATTCAAGTGTCCACTCTCAATCAGGAAGCCCAGTTCCACCTGCCATTACAACACAATCTTACAGCGCTCAAGCGTCATCAGTTCCAGTTGCTTCTTATTACGAGGGCTCTGCCAATAATCTGGTGTTTTCAGTGGCTAGTGGAGTTGCGGCATTGATTGTTAATGCATTGTTCTTATGA